The following coding sequences lie in one Sorghum bicolor cultivar BTx623 chromosome 6, Sorghum_bicolor_NCBIv3, whole genome shotgun sequence genomic window:
- the LOC110436421 gene encoding protein app1-like yields MPPVTRSRRASTRNYISQFTPQSSQPVEDISDDETVPMDEEDPAMMTEVDDDDENWMDSLVAAAPVPPTAPTPPIVPVAPIAPTPPASPVAPAAPVVPEVVSPDGPEEEDPG; encoded by the coding sequence atgccgCCTGTCACGAGGTCTCGCCGCGCCAGCACCAGGAACTACATCTCTCAGTTCACGCCCCAGTCGTCCCAGCCAGTAGAGGACATCTCCGACGACGAGACTGTCCCTATGGATGAAGAGGACCCAGCAATGATGACAgaggtggatgatgatgatgaaaacTGGATGGACTCTCTTGTAGCAGCTGCACCTGTTCCTCCCACTGCACCCACTCCACCAATTGTTCCAGTGGCACCTATTGCACCGACACCACCAGCTTCACCAGTTGCACCTGCTGCCCCTGTTGTACCAGAGGTGGTTTCTCCAGATGGTCCTGAGGAAGAAGACCCAGGATAG